In Pseudomonas fluorescens, a genomic segment contains:
- a CDS encoding phosphotransferase family protein yields MALNDQSTQIRPGEELDASLIDPYLKAHIPGLSGTPTISQFPGGASNLTYLLEYPGQEFVLRRPPFGHKAKSAHDMGREYRILNQLKDGFPYCPKAYVHCTDESVIGAEFYVMERVNGIILRSELPAELGLDATKTEALCKSFIDKFVELHQVDYAACGLADLGKPEGYVARQIRGWSDRYEKALTPDAPRWEAVRAWLNDKMPADHPTSSIVHNDYRFDNVILDPHNPMQIIGVLDWELTTLGDPLMDLGNTLAYWIEAADPAPVQRMRRQPSNAPGMLTRRQFVDYYAERSGLEIDNFDFYYTYGLFRLAGIVQQIYYRFFHGQTQDKRFAQFIQMNTLLEQMSLDVIGKSAL; encoded by the coding sequence ATGGCGCTGAACGACCAATCGACCCAGATTCGCCCAGGCGAAGAACTTGATGCCAGCCTGATCGATCCCTACCTCAAGGCCCACATCCCTGGCCTGAGCGGCACGCCCACCATCAGTCAGTTCCCCGGCGGTGCGTCCAACCTGACCTATCTGCTGGAATACCCTGGCCAGGAATTCGTCCTGCGTCGCCCGCCCTTCGGGCACAAGGCCAAGTCCGCCCACGACATGGGCCGTGAATACCGCATTCTGAACCAGCTCAAGGATGGCTTCCCGTATTGCCCCAAGGCCTATGTGCATTGCACCGACGAGTCGGTGATCGGCGCCGAGTTCTACGTGATGGAGCGTGTCAACGGCATCATCCTGCGCTCTGAGCTGCCGGCCGAGCTGGGCCTGGACGCGACCAAGACCGAAGCCTTGTGCAAAAGCTTTATCGACAAGTTCGTCGAGCTGCACCAGGTGGACTACGCCGCCTGTGGCCTGGCCGACCTGGGCAAGCCCGAAGGCTATGTGGCGCGGCAGATTCGTGGCTGGAGCGACCGCTATGAAAAAGCCCTGACCCCCGACGCTCCGCGCTGGGAGGCCGTGCGCGCCTGGCTTAACGACAAGATGCCGGCCGACCACCCGACCTCCAGCATCGTGCACAACGACTACCGCTTCGATAACGTGATCCTCGACCCGCACAACCCGATGCAGATCATCGGCGTGCTGGATTGGGAACTGACCACCCTGGGCGACCCGCTGATGGACCTGGGCAACACCCTCGCCTACTGGATCGAAGCCGCCGACCCGGCGCCCGTGCAACGGATGCGCCGCCAGCCGAGTAACGCCCCCGGCATGCTCACCCGTCGCCAGTTTGTCGACTACTACGCCGAGCGCTCGGGCCTTGAGATCGACAACTTCGACTTCTACTACACCTACGGCCTGTTCCGCCTCGCCGGCATCGTGCAGCAGATCTACTACCGTTTTTTCCACGGCCAGACCCAGGACAAACGCTTTGCGCAATTCATCCAAATGAACACGCTGCTGGAGCAGATGAGCCTGGATGTCATCGGCAAATCCGCGCTCTGA
- a CDS encoding SDR family oxidoreductase, which yields MSKTHLFDLDGKIAFVSGASRGIGEAIAKLLAQQGAHVIVSSRKLEGCQHVADAIIADGGKATAVACHIGEMEQITQVFAGIREQFGRLDILVNNAATNPQFCNVLDTDLGAFQKTVDVNIRGYFFMSVEAGKLMRENGGGSIINVASINGISPGVFQGIYSVTKAAVINMTKVFAKECAEFGIRCNALLPGLTDTKFASALVKNDAILKMALAQIPLKRVADPSEMAGAVLYLASDASSYTTGVSLNVDGGFLS from the coding sequence ATGTCCAAGACCCACCTGTTCGACCTCGATGGCAAGATTGCTTTTGTGTCCGGCGCCAGCCGTGGCATCGGTGAAGCCATCGCCAAGTTGTTGGCCCAGCAAGGCGCCCATGTGATTGTGTCCAGCCGCAAGCTCGAAGGCTGCCAGCACGTGGCGGACGCGATCATCGCCGACGGCGGCAAGGCCACCGCAGTCGCCTGCCACATTGGCGAAATGGAGCAGATCACCCAGGTGTTCGCCGGCATCCGCGAGCAGTTCGGGCGCCTGGACATCCTGGTCAACAACGCCGCGACCAACCCGCAGTTCTGCAACGTACTGGACACCGACCTCGGGGCCTTCCAGAAGACCGTTGACGTGAACATTCGCGGCTACTTCTTCATGTCGGTGGAAGCCGGCAAGCTGATGCGCGAGAACGGCGGCGGCAGCATCATCAACGTGGCGTCGATCAACGGCATTTCGCCGGGCGTGTTCCAGGGCATCTACTCGGTAACCAAGGCCGCCGTGATCAACATGACCAAGGTGTTCGCCAAGGAATGCGCCGAATTCGGCATTCGCTGCAACGCCCTGCTACCGGGCCTGACCGATACCAAGTTCGCCTCGGCGCTGGTGAAGAACGACGCGATACTGAAAATGGCCCTGGCGCAGATCCCGCTCAAGCGCGTGGCCGACCCAAGCGAGATGGCCGGCGCCGTGCTGTACCTGGCCAGCGATGCATCGAGCTACACTACGGGCGTGTCGCTGAATGTGGATGGCGGCTTCCTGTCCTGA
- a CDS encoding carboxymuconolactone decarboxylase family protein, with the protein MESRLDYYTASPQALKGMLLLEANTFGLSIERPLLELIKIRVSQLNHCGFCTDMHSMAARQRGETERRLFALCVWRDSPFFTPREKAALAWCESVAMLPTSSVSDELFSAVRVEFSEQELVDLTMAVSSISGWNRLAVSFRQQPPNA; encoded by the coding sequence ATGGAATCCCGTCTGGACTACTACACCGCGTCACCACAAGCGCTCAAGGGCATGTTGCTGCTGGAGGCGAACACCTTTGGCCTGTCCATCGAGCGGCCGCTGCTGGAGCTCATCAAGATCCGCGTTTCGCAGCTCAACCACTGCGGCTTTTGCACCGATATGCATTCGATGGCGGCGCGTCAGCGCGGCGAGACGGAGCGACGTTTGTTCGCGCTGTGCGTATGGCGTGACTCGCCGTTCTTTACGCCGCGGGAGAAGGCGGCATTGGCCTGGTGCGAATCGGTGGCGATGCTGCCGACTTCCAGTGTTTCAGACGAACTCTTCAGCGCCGTGCGCGTGGAGTTCAGCGAGCAGGAACTGGTGGACCTGACCATGGCGGTATCCAGCATCAGTGGCTGGAACCGCCTGGCGGTGAGTTTTCGCCAGCAACCGCCGAACGCTTGA
- a CDS encoding PLP-dependent aminotransferase family protein, which produces MELHVIINGRKDLAEQLYQQLHEAIVSGRLAAGAQLPPSRLLAEQLGVSRKTVSDTYATLTYEGLLVGKTGRGTFVNARTPQTERLQTATDLACAANLKKWQSLPSPMRHPTRDSTLRCEFIGGATSRNQFPQDEWRRCTQDALRRIAQDSGFYSQPEGLPALRSAIAGHIAFSRGVKCRDSDIVVTNGAQQALDLIARVVLEPGSIVAMEDPGYSPARQLFMAMGALVIGVPVDEHGIQVDRIPDGTRLIYVTPSHQFPLGMPMSLARREALLARAFELGAIIIEDDYDSEFRYEGRPTDSLQSLDTRGVVTYVGTFSKTLLPELRLGYAVLPPAIYGAVLKAKQLTDQHSSTLPQWALAKFISEGYLLKHIRRCHTVYAGRRERILQRLAGDLAPWFEAVPTVAGFHMAALCKVPVNIPLLMELARQVEVGLYPLDVFFHDTPVRPGLIIGFGAIETLDIDPALDKVRDILQQIG; this is translated from the coding sequence ATGGAACTGCACGTCATCATCAATGGCCGCAAGGATCTGGCCGAACAGCTGTACCAGCAGTTGCACGAAGCCATTGTCTCCGGGCGCCTGGCCGCCGGCGCGCAACTGCCGCCCAGCCGCTTGCTCGCCGAACAACTGGGGGTATCGCGCAAGACCGTATCCGACACCTACGCCACCCTGACCTACGAAGGCCTGCTGGTCGGCAAGACTGGCCGCGGCACCTTCGTCAACGCCCGTACGCCGCAGACCGAGCGCCTGCAAACCGCTACCGACCTGGCCTGCGCCGCCAACCTGAAAAAGTGGCAGTCACTGCCTTCGCCCATGCGCCACCCCACTCGCGACAGCACGTTGCGCTGTGAATTTATCGGCGGCGCCACCAGCCGCAACCAATTCCCCCAGGATGAATGGCGGCGTTGCACCCAGGACGCGTTGCGGCGCATCGCCCAGGACAGCGGGTTCTACAGCCAGCCCGAAGGGTTGCCGGCCCTGCGCAGCGCCATTGCCGGGCATATCGCGTTTTCCCGTGGGGTCAAATGCCGCGACAGCGACATCGTGGTCACCAACGGTGCGCAACAGGCGTTGGACCTGATCGCCCGCGTGGTGCTGGAACCGGGCAGCATCGTCGCCATGGAAGACCCCGGCTACAGCCCCGCGCGTCAATTGTTCATGGCGATGGGGGCCTTGGTCATTGGCGTTCCCGTCGATGAACACGGCATCCAGGTCGACCGGATCCCCGATGGCACACGACTGATCTACGTCACGCCGTCGCACCAATTCCCACTCGGCATGCCCATGAGCCTGGCACGTCGCGAAGCCTTGCTGGCCCGCGCATTCGAGCTGGGGGCGATCATTATCGAGGATGACTACGACAGCGAGTTCCGCTACGAAGGCCGCCCCACCGATTCCCTGCAAAGCCTGGACACCCGTGGCGTGGTCACCTACGTCGGCACCTTCTCCAAAACCCTGCTGCCCGAGCTGCGCCTGGGTTATGCGGTGCTGCCCCCGGCGATCTACGGTGCGGTGCTCAAGGCAAAGCAATTGACCGACCAGCACAGCTCCACATTGCCGCAATGGGCGCTGGCCAAGTTCATCAGCGAAGGCTATTTGCTCAAGCATATTCGCCGCTGCCACACCGTGTACGCCGGGCGCCGCGAGCGCATTTTGCAACGCCTGGCGGGCGACCTTGCGCCGTGGTTCGAAGCGGTGCCCACCGTGGCCGGGTTCCATATGGCGGCGTTGTGCAAAGTACCGGTGAATATCCCGTTGCTGATGGAATTAGCGCGCCAGGTGGAAGTCGGCCTGTACCCGCTGGACGTGTTCTTCCACGACACGCCGGTGCGTCCGGGCCTGATCATCGGGTTTGGGGCCATCGAGACCCTCGACATCGACCCGGCGCTGGACAAGGTGCGCGATATTCTCCAGCAGATTGGCTAA